A section of the Estrella lausannensis genome encodes:
- a CDS encoding acyl-CoA thioesterase, translated as MKFVGYNQVRMHDTDMAGILYFARQFRFVHDAIEDLFAAEGLPFDHLFHKESFVSVIVHCEADYLATLRVGDRLETHLWVEKIGKTSFHIHYEIFRDKTLIGRAKTVHVTLTRVSRKKMPIPKKLLAILERYLLD; from the coding sequence ATGAAGTTCGTTGGATACAATCAGGTGCGGATGCACGACACCGACATGGCAGGCATTCTCTATTTTGCGCGGCAATTTCGCTTTGTCCATGACGCGATCGAAGACCTTTTCGCCGCCGAAGGGCTTCCTTTTGACCATCTCTTCCACAAAGAGTCCTTCGTTTCTGTCATCGTCCACTGTGAAGCGGATTATCTTGCTACTCTGAGGGTGGGTGATCGCCTCGAAACCCATCTTTGGGTCGAAAAGATCGGGAAGACCTCCTTTCACATCCACTACGAGATATTCAGGGATAAAACACTGATTGGCAGGGCAAAGACTGTCCACGTCACTTTAACGAGGGTTAGCAGGAAAAAAATGCCGATTCCCAAAAAGCTTTTGGCTATTTTAGAGCGCTATTTGCTGGATTGA
- a CDS encoding enoyl-CoA hydratase/isomerase family protein, giving the protein MMEEPLVKIVPTANSSCAILLNRPLKKNALNISLLTSFLQAMESVGSDPDVRTIFLMTSGNDFCTGMDLTEAADESLIDKSSHLIEKAFLALLTCGKVTISCIQGKAYAGGAGLALACDFMLMEEGSSLAFPEVKRGLSPALVSAILAAKLPGSIISKLLLFSHELTADESLKLQLAYALVKKGDLLQAAIHLASTTLSASPEAISETKQLLLKNYRIKECFSEAAKVHRQARRSKDAAEGIQAFVEKRKPSWASN; this is encoded by the coding sequence ATGATGGAGGAGCCTTTGGTGAAAATTGTTCCTACCGCAAACAGCTCCTGCGCTATCTTGCTGAACAGACCTTTAAAGAAAAACGCATTGAACATTTCCCTGCTCACCTCATTTCTTCAGGCGATGGAATCGGTCGGCAGCGACCCGGACGTGCGGACAATCTTTCTGATGACGAGTGGAAACGATTTCTGCACCGGCATGGATCTGACTGAAGCGGCCGACGAGAGCCTGATCGATAAATCCTCACATCTGATCGAAAAGGCGTTCCTTGCGCTTCTGACATGCGGCAAGGTCACCATTTCCTGTATTCAGGGAAAGGCATATGCCGGAGGAGCGGGGCTCGCGCTCGCCTGCGACTTTATGCTGATGGAAGAGGGAAGCTCTCTTGCCTTTCCTGAAGTTAAACGAGGGCTCTCTCCTGCCCTTGTATCGGCAATATTAGCCGCGAAACTGCCGGGCAGCATCATCAGTAAATTGCTGCTTTTCTCCCATGAGCTGACAGCCGACGAATCGTTAAAACTTCAGCTTGCCTATGCTCTGGTAAAGAAAGGAGATCTTTTGCAGGCAGCCATCCACTTAGCTTCAACCACGCTCTCTGCCTCCCCTGAAGCGATCTCGGAAACAAAGCAACTGCTTCTTAAAAATTATCGGATCAAAGAGTGTTTTTCGGAGGCGGCCAAAGTTCATCGACAGGCAAGGCGCTCAAAGGATGCCGCCGAGGGTATACAGGCATTTGTCGAGAAGAGAAAGCCTTCGTGGGCCAGCAATTGA
- a CDS encoding acyclic terpene utilization AtuA family protein — protein sequence MKKIKIANAHGFLGDRQTAAKDLLTRAQDIDFITFDFLAELSMSIMALEKKKGRPAYAKDFPSIIQSLVPFWNQGLNFKVVANAGGLDPKGCAEAVREALQEASARPLNIAYILGDDVLELLQTASDEEFPSLDRDETIAPYRERLVSANAYIGSDAIKEALDAGADIVVAGRVADPSLTVGPCLHAFQWSNTDLDKIAQATVAGHLIECGTQVTGGISTKWLDIEDPTHMGFPIAVIHEDGLFSITKPEGTGGLVSVEIVKEQLLYEIGDPDLYISPDLTVSFTCIEAEETAKNCVEVRGAKGRQPTDSYKVVATYQAGFRAEAMLVIFGDQAFRKGRKLGQVLLERVREQGFEFDDAVIECLGSGEAAPGRKDFSVPEIVLRIAVRGSEDALQCFAKEIAPLVTSGPQGVAGYASGRPKIRPVFQHYPTLISKEKVQTTIYFISSEGL from the coding sequence ATGAAAAAAATCAAAATCGCCAATGCCCATGGATTTTTGGGGGATCGGCAAACTGCTGCCAAAGACCTGCTTACGCGAGCACAAGACATCGATTTTATCACTTTCGATTTCCTGGCCGAGCTTTCAATGTCCATCATGGCCCTTGAAAAGAAAAAAGGGCGGCCTGCTTACGCCAAAGATTTTCCCTCGATCATCCAATCACTCGTCCCGTTCTGGAATCAGGGACTGAACTTCAAAGTGGTTGCCAACGCCGGAGGGCTCGATCCTAAAGGCTGCGCCGAGGCTGTGAGAGAGGCGCTGCAGGAGGCATCGGCAAGGCCGTTGAATATAGCCTATATCCTCGGAGATGATGTACTTGAGCTTCTTCAAACAGCTTCAGACGAAGAGTTTCCCTCTCTTGATAGGGACGAGACGATCGCTCCCTACCGGGAGCGCCTTGTTTCTGCCAACGCCTACATCGGCAGCGACGCGATCAAAGAAGCCCTTGATGCAGGGGCCGATATCGTTGTAGCGGGACGCGTCGCCGACCCCAGTCTGACTGTCGGCCCCTGCCTTCATGCTTTTCAGTGGAGCAACACCGATCTGGACAAAATCGCGCAGGCCACAGTAGCCGGACACCTCATCGAATGCGGAACGCAAGTGACGGGAGGAATATCGACCAAATGGCTCGATATCGAAGATCCGACCCATATGGGATTTCCCATCGCCGTGATTCATGAGGATGGACTTTTCTCCATTACCAAACCCGAAGGAACGGGAGGATTGGTCTCCGTAGAGATCGTCAAAGAGCAGCTGCTTTATGAAATCGGCGATCCCGATCTGTATATCAGCCCGGACCTTACCGTCTCCTTCACTTGCATCGAAGCGGAAGAGACGGCAAAAAACTGCGTAGAGGTCAGAGGTGCCAAAGGCCGCCAACCGACAGATAGTTATAAAGTAGTCGCCACCTATCAAGCCGGTTTCAGGGCGGAGGCTATGCTGGTCATCTTCGGTGATCAAGCCTTCAGGAAGGGAAGAAAGCTCGGACAAGTGCTTCTCGAAAGGGTGCGGGAGCAAGGGTTTGAGTTTGACGATGCTGTCATCGAATGCCTGGGAAGCGGCGAGGCGGCTCCCGGCAGGAAGGACTTCAGCGTGCCGGAAATTGTGTTAAGAATCGCTGTCAGGGGATCGGAAGATGCTCTCCAATGTTTTGCAAAGGAGATTGCCCCCTTAGTCACATCCGGTCCGCAAGGTGTTGCGGGATATGCTTCGGGACGACCGAAGATCAGGCCCGTTTTTCAGCACTATCCTACTCTGATTAGCAAAGAGAAGGTGCAGACTACCATTTATTTCATTAGCAGCGAGGGTCTATGA